A DNA window from Carassius gibelio isolate Cgi1373 ecotype wild population from Czech Republic chromosome A6, carGib1.2-hapl.c, whole genome shotgun sequence contains the following coding sequences:
- the LOC128015744 gene encoding putative nuclease HARBI1, which yields MAHNLWFADNVMERAMRRERVFRDRSNLLEMYNNEDFISRFRLPKEVILSLTDELAEVLSPATSRSHSIPAVLQVCTALRFYATGSFLNTVGDTVGLSKASVSRVVYRVSRALSNKLPQFPNQMAELNKLKRGFFSIARFPNVVGAIDGTHVRIQAPPAHEHLFVNRKGYHSLNIQAVCDSDLRFLNCVARWPGSLHDSRILQNSQLCLAFEQGIIDGVLLGDSGYPLKPWLLTPFLNPTTLAQRNYNTAHCSTRNTVERAFGVLKRRFHCLHGELRMAPDRVCNIICATVVLHNIAR from the coding sequence atggctcataattTGTGGTTTGCTGACAACGTTATGGAGAGAGCTATGAGAAGGGAAAGGGTTTTTAGGGACCGCAGTAACCTActggaaatgtataataatgagGACTTCATCAGTCGGTTTCGTTTGCCCAAAGAAGTTATACTGAGTCTGACAGATGAATTAGCTGAAGTACTGAGCCCTGCCACTTCAAGGAGCCACAGTATCCCAGCAGTGCTACAGGTTTGCACTGCTTTGAGATTTTATGCTACAGGAAGTTTTCTGAATACTGTTGGTGACACAGTGGGTCTCAGCAAAGCTTCTGTGTCACGGGTGGTATACAGGGTATCAAGGGCACTTTCAAATAAGCTCCCTCAGTTCCCAAACCAAATGGCTGAGCTGAACAAACTCAAAAGAGGGTTCTTCAGCATAGCAAGATTTCCCAATGTTGTTGGAGCAATTGATGGGACACATGTCAGAATCCAGGCTCCACCTGCTCATGAACATTTGTTTGTCAATAGAAAAGGATATCACAGCCTAAACATTCAGGCTGTTTGTGATTCTGATCTCCGGTTCCTCAACTGTGTGGCCCGCTGGCCTGGATCCCTTCATGACTCTCGAATTCTGCAAAATTCTCAACTCTGTCTAGCATTTGAGCAAGGCATTATCGATGGGGTCCTGTTGGGGGACTCGGGCTACCCTCTAAAACCTTGGCTCCTTACTCCCTTCCTGAATCCTACTACACTTGCACAGAGAAACTACAACACAGCACACTGTTCAACTCGTAACACTGTAGAGCGGGCATTTGGTGTACTGAAGAGGCGTTTTCATTGCCTACATGGGGAATTGCGAATGGCACCTGACAGAGTGTGTAACATCATCTGTGCGACTGTAGTGCTGCATAACATAGCGAGGTAG
- the LOC128015745 gene encoding uncharacterized protein LOC128015745 yields the protein MADRVSAFNRSVQFTPAENMCLLEEYNSYKDILLGKFSGGECSNKKKCLIWKKISATVNSINPTVERSVKDVQKRYKNMVQDAKKEIFKRKYPKTGGGPQEKLKDTTEMVMNIYGGQSPMFWGISGGRESGVCGAVNTDVTGGVPSATDSSTPPPHQEEEPDSQDENTVTLSLNWDRSEAVVEEPAERREGTGDEESESASASASASATATATATATAPGPMGCTTVFRGTTMSMVLDKQYRNLQLEERKLLLEIEVLQLQRDKLKLELHKQSLES from the exons atggcgGATCGAGTAAGCGCATTTAACCGGTCAGTTCAGTTTACCCCAGCAgaaaatatgtgtttgttggAGGAGTATAATAGTTACAAGGACATTTTACTAGGGAAATTTAGCGGAGGAGAATGTAGTAACaagaagaaatgtttaatttggaaaaaGATTTCCGCGACAGTAAACAGCATTAATCCGACCGTTGAGCGCAGCGTTAAAGACGTACAGAAAAGATATAAAAACATGGTGCAAGATGccaaaaaggaaatatttaagaGGAAATACCCAAAAACGGGAGGAGGACCCCAAGAGAAACTTAAAGACACCACTGAAATGGTGATGAATATATATGGTGGACAGTCGCCGATGTTCTGGGGGATAAGCGGAGGACGGGAAAGTGGAGTGTGTGGAGCCGTCAACACTGACGTAACCGGCGGAGTTCCCTCAGCCACTGACAGCAGCACCCCGCCGCCACATCAAGAGGAAGAGCCAGACAGTCAAGATGAGAATACAG tgaCCCTGTCTTTGAATTGGGACCGAAGCGAGGCAGTGGTGGAGGAGCCGGCTGAGAGACGTGAGGGGACAGGAGATGAAGAGTCTGAGTCAGcgtcagcatcagcatcagcatcagctaCAGCTACAGCTACAGCTACAGCTACAGCTCCTGGTCCCATGGGTTGCACAACGGTGTTCAGAGGAACAACCATGTCAATGGTGCTAGACAAACAATACAGGAATCTTCAACTGGAAGAGAGGAAATTGCTGCTAGAGATTGAAGTTTTACAGCTTCAGAGAGATAAATTAAAATTAGAGCTTCACAAACAATCGCTGGAGTCCTGA